The following proteins are co-located in the Athene noctua chromosome 16, bAthNoc1.hap1.1, whole genome shotgun sequence genome:
- the PXMP4 gene encoding LOW QUALITY PROTEIN: peroxisomal membrane protein 4 (The sequence of the model RefSeq protein was modified relative to this genomic sequence to represent the inferred CDS: deleted 1 base in 1 codon; substituted 1 base at 1 genomic stop codon) — MXAAGRAPPPEACLLLAARAGAGGSAAMAGGEDAPRVPLRALLRAVNALLQQRRYHAALAVLKGFRNGAVYGAKIRAPHALVMTFLFKSGSLREKLKSIAQATYTHSRNLAYFVFTYKGLMALQSQLQGKKIPFHSFFAACIGGWLMFGENNPINNQIIMYLLSRVLFGLSRLAVEKGYVPQPKRDPFPLVAALMWGTVLWLFEYHRQTLQPSLQSSMTYLYEDSDVWHDISDFLIYNRMTDSK; from the exons ATGTgagcggcgggccgggccccgcccccggAAGCGTGCCTGCTGCTGGCGGCCCGGGCCGGTGCCGGCGGGAGC GCTGCCATGGCCGGCGGGGAGGATGCGCCGCGCGTTCCGCTCCGCGCCCTGCTCCGCGCTGTCAacgccctcctgcagcagcgcCGCTACCATGCCGCACTCGCCGTCCTCAAGGGCTTCCGTAACGGGGCTGT TTATGGAGCCAAAATTCGTGCCCCACATGCCCTGGTGATGACTTTCCTATTCAAGAGCGGAAG tttaagAGAGAAATTGAAATCGATTGCTCAGGCTACGTACACTCATTCCCGGAACTTGGCGTATTTTGTGTTCACCTACAAGGGGCTGATGGCATTGCAGTCTcaactacaggggaaaaaaattccatttcattctttctttgcagCCTGCATTGGAGGTTGGCTAATGTTTGGTGAGAACAATCCCATCAACAACCAG ATCATCATGTACCTGCTGTCTCGTGTGCTGTTTGGCTTGTCTCGACTGGCAGTGGAGAAGGGCTATGTCCCACAGCCAAAGCGGGATCCCTTTCCACTCGTCGCTGCTCTGATGTGGGGGACAGTTCTCTGGCTCTTTGAATACCACCGGCAAACTCTGCAGCCTTCTCTGCAGTCCTCCATGACCTACCTGTATGAAGATAGTGATGTATGGCATGACATTTCTGACTTTCTCATTTATAACAGAATGACAGACAGCAAGTAG